The segment ATCATCTGCCACGGTTACGCCACGGCCAGCAGCATTGCAGACGTGTGCAACAAGATGCTGCATAAGTATCTGTTCAACGCCATCGATATGCCCTATGATGTGCCGGTCAGCGAGATCGTCAGTCAGGTCAAAAAGATCCTTTATTTCAACGAGAACCGTGATGTGCTGATTCTGGTAGACCTCGGCTCACTGGAAAACATCACCGAGCTTCTGGACGACCTGCCGAATGTCAACCTCGGGATCATCAACAATGTTTCCACAGCGATGGCACTTTCGGTGGGCAGCCATATTCTGGACGGGATGCCGCTGGCAGAGGTTCTGGAAAATGCCAAAAATGCTTCGCAGATCCGCTATAAGATCCTGGAAAAAGCCCGCAAAGAGGATGTGATCCTGTTTGTGAGCGAGAGCGGCAGCAACGTCGCTGCAAAGGTGAGCGAGCTGTTCATGCACAGCCTGAACCACCTGAACACCAAGGTGAATGCGCGCTTTTTGTGCTACGATGTGCAGACCTATGAGCAGCTGCGCCAGAGCGGCCACTGGAATACCTGCAACGTGCTGTTTGCGGCGTCCACCATGGAGCTTGGCCCGGCGGATTTCCCGGTGGTGGCTGTGGAGGACATCATCACCCAGCGCGGACTGGATAAGATCAAAAGCGGCCTCAGCGGTTATCTGACCGAGGAAGAGTTCGAGCACTTCAAGCAGAATCTGGTCAACCAGTTCTCGCTGGAGAATGTGGTGGAATCGCTCACCATCCTGAACGCTTCACGGGTGCTTTCTTTGGTGGCAGATATGCTGGAGGAGATGCAGCGGGCGCTTGGCTCCCACTTCCAGCCCAAGACCGTGGTGGGTCTGAACCTGCACATCAGCTGCCTGATCGAGCGGCTGGTGAAAAAAGAGGAGATCAAGAGCTACCGTGAACTGGAACGCTTCTGTGAAGAGCACCGGGACTTTGTGGCACTGGCGCGGCGCTGCTTTGCCAACATTGCGGAGCAGTACCGCATCAACCTGCCGGACAGTGAGATCGGCTATATTTACGATTATATTTCCCACGATTACAGCGATGAAAGTCCTTGGAAAAATGAGTTTTGAACCAATGGGAGGAAATTCAATTCAAATGGATTACAATAAAGCAGCTCTGGAAATGCACGAGACCCACAAAGGCAAGGTGGGCATCGTGAGCAAGGTGGAGGTCGCCACCCGCGACGACCTGTCCACCGCCTACACTCCCGGCGTGGCCGAGCCCTGCCGCAAGATCAAGGAAAACCCCGAGGACGTGTATAAGTACACCTTCAAGGGCAACATGGTGGCGGTCGTTTCCAACGGCACGGCTGTGCTGGGCCTGGGCGATATCGGCCCGGAGGCCGGTCTGCCGGTCATGGAGGGCAAGGCGGTGCTGTTCAAGGAGTTCGGCGGCGTGGACGCCTTCCCCATCTGCATCGATGCCCACGACGCTGCCAGCGTCATTGCTGCCTGCAAGGCCATTGCGCCCACCTTTGGCGGCATCAATCTGGAGGACATCAAGAGCCCCGAATGCTTTGAAATTGAGGAAACTTTGGAGCGGGAGCTGGATATCCCCGTTTTCCACGATGACCAGCACGGCACCGCGATCGTGGTCACTGCTGCCCTCATCAACGCTCTGCGTGTGGTGGGCAAGAAGATGGAGGATGTGCACATCGTCCTGAACGGCCCCGGCGCTGCCGGTACCGCCATCATCAAGATGCTC is part of the Faecalibacterium sp. HTF-F genome and harbors:
- a CDS encoding NADP-dependent malic enzyme, with amino-acid sequence MDYNKAALEMHETHKGKVGIVSKVEVATRDDLSTAYTPGVAEPCRKIKENPEDVYKYTFKGNMVAVVSNGTAVLGLGDIGPEAGLPVMEGKAVLFKEFGGVDAFPICIDAHDAASVIAACKAIAPTFGGINLEDIKSPECFEIEETLERELDIPVFHDDQHGTAIVVTAALINALRVVGKKMEDVHIVLNGPGAAGTAIIKMLMTAGAKDIIAVDQFGTLYKGCNSAEAHKNWLGEMTNPRQVKGGLKEALEGADVFIGVSKPGILTTELCKTMNKDAIVFAMANPTPEIMPDEAKAGGVRVMATGRSDFPNQVNNVLCFPGLFKGALSVRARDINNEMKLAAAYAIADLITDADRSEENIIPGAFDPRVAEAVANAVAKAARETGVARA